Proteins found in one Labrus bergylta chromosome 8, fLabBer1.1, whole genome shotgun sequence genomic segment:
- the themis2 gene encoding protein THEMIS2: protein MADMTALPLQQLIASLDNTCLPKILQVCSGVYFQGSIYELSGSEVCFSTGDLIKVIDIEPLSVCCEDISNKEKFELPINHTGLFKVVPEEMPYSSVEEMLSLRPVGLESCLPFTFTCSSKMTLGNFTLGAGRALTVLSIEQREGTEDQVRCHVQGQQEASAEVCIPFSVQGEFRECESKECFTVQEIMASPCLRSRKFRFINATKCEQPLILSPIYQVHAIMNLRKNVLKFPSSLEVDVVDVTELSLDVNFVTPLTLTEVLSQPPESFPVVVEILESPDNVSLFKSSWLPELSRRKSLVFHKTGTSAYVLLSSMKSRKMQQYFLVSQQYGGRLRRRPREFESVYQLYVASLQTPGLKVSVTRNCDEVEEEGLPSLSVGEQLEVVRCERMELPTENKGQKQSVEALLCLRLQEPDDDDEDDEENVKQEDEREEVFLPLYMQGHFVEVLAENKKYKLRDLGKEFRLPLDVKVVSRDTELETDPLVGFQCLRIEGAMLEPVIQVSLLDRPDHCFEIPTTWLNMSVSFTKDPLPWPRGQPPKCCVDRVTEVTDRFFYEFQKQGGSDAAPPPRPPKRNLSSSEACKKSKPSKKSSKGDKAKHRPDKSVPSKEFADLTLNSKRRPPAPPPPALSDDQPPPIARRKHSGPEMTTAKALPNTYVQREEGRKKVPLCDVEADVEADVDSDHDYEIVDESLLAMMKTAQESVVFF from the exons ATATGAACTTTCTGGGAGTGAAGTGTGCTTTTCTACCGGGGATCTAATAAAAGTCATTGACATTGAGCCCTTATCAGTTTGCTGTGAAGACATCAGCAACAAAGAGAAGTTTGAGCTCCCCATCAACCACACAG GGTTGTTCAAAGTTGTTCCGGAGGAGATGCCGTACAGTTCAGTGGAGGAGATGTTGAGCCTGAGGCCTGTGGGCCTTGAATCCTGCCTTCCCTTCACTTTCACCTGCAGCTCCAAGATGACCCTAGGAAACTTCACACTGGGGGCCGGGAGAGCTCTGACAGTGCTCTCCATTGAGCAACGGGAGGGCACGGAGGATCAGGTGCGCTGCCATGTTCAAGGGCAACAGGAAGCCTCTGCAGAAGTGTGTATCCCCTTCTCTGTCCAAGGGGAGTTCAGGGAGTGTGAGAGCAAGGAGTGCTTCACTGTGCAGGAGATCATGGCTTCGCCGTGCCTGAGAAGTCGAAAGTTTCGTTTCATCAACGCCACCAAGTGTGAACAGCCACTTATCCTCAGTCCGATATATCAAGTCCACGCCATCATGAACT TGAGGAAGAATGTGTTGAAGTTTCCTTCCAGCTTAGAAGTGGATGTGGTCGACGTCACCGAGCTGAGTTTGGATGTGAATTTCGTGACCCCGCTCACTCTCACAGAAGTCTTATCCCAGCCACCTGAATCTTTCCCTGTAGTGGTGGAGATATTGGAAAGCCCTGATAACGTCTCTCTGTTCAAGAGCAGCTGGCTGCCAGAGCTCAGCCGGCGTAAGAGCCTGGTTTTCCACAAGACGGGAACCTCAGCCTATGTTTTATTATCCAGCATGAAAAGCCGAAAGATGCAGCAGTACTTTTTGGTTTCtcagcaatatggcggacgatTAAGGAGAAGGCCGAGGGAGTTTGAGTCTGTGTACCAGCTTTACGTTGCTTCGCTCCAGACCCCGGGTCTGAAAGTCAGTGTGACAAGGAACTGCGacgaggtggaggaggaggggctgcCTTCTCTCAGTGTGGGAGAACAGCTGGAGGTCGTTCGCTGCGAGAGGATGGAGCTGCCTACTGAAAACAAGGGACAGAAGCAGTCAGTTGAGGCTCTTCTGTGCCTGCGCCTTCAAGAGCCAGATGACGAcgatgaggatgatgaagagaacGTCAAGcaggaggatgagagagaggaggttttTCTGCCTCTGTACATGCAGGGTCACTTTGTGGAAGTGCTCGCTGAAAATAAGAAGTACAAACTCAGGGACCTGGGGAAGGAGTTTCGTTTGCCGCTGGATGTCAAGGTGGTGAGCCGTGACACTGAACTTGAGACCGATCCACTAGTTGGGTTTCAGTGTCTCCGAATAGAGGGGGCTATGTTAGAGCCCGTCATCCAGGTCAGCCTTCTAGACAGGCCGGACCACTGTTTTGAAATCCCAACCACGTGGCTTAATATGTCTGTCTCTTTCACCAAAGATCCCCTTCCATGGCCCCGCGGTCAACCACCCAAATGCTGTGTGGATAGAGTCACAGAGGTGACGGACAGGTTCTTTTATGAATTTCAAAAACAGGGGGGCTCAGATGCAGCACCTCCACCTCGACCACCAAAGCGGAATCTGTCTTCTTCAGAGGCTTGCAAAAAATCGAAACCGTCCAAGAAGTCATCCAAGGGCGACAAAGCCAAACATCGACCAGACAAAAGCGTCCCATCCAAAGAGTTTGCTGATTTGACTTTGAATAGCAAAAGAAGGCCCCCAGCGCCCCCGCCTCCA GCTCTCTCAGACGATCAGCCTCCTCCAATCGCACGCCGAAAGCACTCTGGGCCTGAAATGACAACAGCCAAGGCGCTGCCAAACACTTACGTGcaaagggaggaggggaggaaaaagg tgCCGCTGTGTGACGTGGAAGCAGACGTGGAAGCAGACGTGGACAGCGACCACGACTATGAAATCGTGGATGAGTCTCTGTTAGCAATGATGAAGACGGCGCAGGAGAGTGTCGTATTCTTCTAA
- the rpa2 gene encoding replication protein A 32 kDa subunit isoform X1 — protein MDMSKSLKKANNRQKSRPGLRGGYTATSTVGGYTQSPGGFASPSLSQGGDKKGRTRANQIIPCTVSQLMSAAQADEAFRVGDVEVAQVTIVGVIRSTDKSMTNIQYKVDDMTGAPMDVKQWVDTEDPSVDSTVLPPGTYVKVSGNLRSFQNHRSVVAFGVRPLEDMNEITSHMLEVVQAHMALNKSQTMPAAGGMNSNVTPMSRPDTGSMGGSYVGAMEMNNGLSGNQNQVLCLIKSCPDAQGISIQELKQRLSGISLAVIKQAVEFLSNEGHIFSTIDEDHYKSTDNDE, from the exons ATGGACATGTCAAAGTCTTTGAAGAAAGCAAACAACAGGCAAAAGTCACGTCCAGGTTTGAGAG GAGGGTACACCGCAACGAGTACGGTCGGAGGGTACACACAGTCTCCTGGAGGCTTTGCGTCACCGTCCCTATCCCAGGGAGGAGACAAGAAAGGG AGAACTCGTGCCAACCAGATTATCCCCTGCACAGTATCACAGCTGATGTCTGCTGCTCAGGCTGACGAGGCTTTCCGAGTAGGAGATGTGGAGGTTGCCCAG gTGACCATTGTGGGTGTTATCCGGAGCACAGACAAATCCATGACCAACATCCAGTACAAGGTGGATGACATGACCGGTGCTCCCATGGATGTGAAGCAGTGGGTGGACACAGAG GACCCCAGTGTGGACAGCACTGTCCTGCCCCCAGGCACATATGTCAAAGTCTCCGGCAATCTGCGCTCCTTTCAG AACCACAGATCTGTTGTGGCGTTTGGTGTCAGGCCCCTGGAGGATATGAATGAAATCACCTCACACATGCTAGAGGTGGTGCAAGCTCACATGGCGCTCAACAAATCCCAAACCATG CCCGCAGCAGGAGGAATGAACAGCAATGTCACACCCATGTCACGACCTGACACAGGAAGCATGGGAGGTAGCTATGTGGGTGCTATGGAGATGAACAACGGGCTAAGCGGTAATCAGAATCAG GTGTTGTGTTTGATAAAGAGCTGTCCGGACGCACAGGGCATCAGCATCCAGGAGCTCAAGCAGAGACTGAGTGGCATCAGTCTGGCTGTCATCAA GCAAGCAGTGGAATTCCTAAGCAATGAAGGACACATCTTTTCCACCATCGATGAAGACCACTACAAATCAACAGACAACGATGAATAG
- the rpa2 gene encoding replication protein A 32 kDa subunit isoform X2: MMWNQGGYTATSTVGGYTQSPGGFASPSLSQGGDKKGRTRANQIIPCTVSQLMSAAQADEAFRVGDVEVAQVTIVGVIRSTDKSMTNIQYKVDDMTGAPMDVKQWVDTEDPSVDSTVLPPGTYVKVSGNLRSFQNHRSVVAFGVRPLEDMNEITSHMLEVVQAHMALNKSQTMPAAGGMNSNVTPMSRPDTGSMGGSYVGAMEMNNGLSGNQNQVLCLIKSCPDAQGISIQELKQRLSGISLAVIKQAVEFLSNEGHIFSTIDEDHYKSTDNDE; this comes from the exons ATGATGTGGAATCAGG GAGGGTACACCGCAACGAGTACGGTCGGAGGGTACACACAGTCTCCTGGAGGCTTTGCGTCACCGTCCCTATCCCAGGGAGGAGACAAGAAAGGG AGAACTCGTGCCAACCAGATTATCCCCTGCACAGTATCACAGCTGATGTCTGCTGCTCAGGCTGACGAGGCTTTCCGAGTAGGAGATGTGGAGGTTGCCCAG gTGACCATTGTGGGTGTTATCCGGAGCACAGACAAATCCATGACCAACATCCAGTACAAGGTGGATGACATGACCGGTGCTCCCATGGATGTGAAGCAGTGGGTGGACACAGAG GACCCCAGTGTGGACAGCACTGTCCTGCCCCCAGGCACATATGTCAAAGTCTCCGGCAATCTGCGCTCCTTTCAG AACCACAGATCTGTTGTGGCGTTTGGTGTCAGGCCCCTGGAGGATATGAATGAAATCACCTCACACATGCTAGAGGTGGTGCAAGCTCACATGGCGCTCAACAAATCCCAAACCATG CCCGCAGCAGGAGGAATGAACAGCAATGTCACACCCATGTCACGACCTGACACAGGAAGCATGGGAGGTAGCTATGTGGGTGCTATGGAGATGAACAACGGGCTAAGCGGTAATCAGAATCAG GTGTTGTGTTTGATAAAGAGCTGTCCGGACGCACAGGGCATCAGCATCCAGGAGCTCAAGCAGAGACTGAGTGGCATCAGTCTGGCTGTCATCAA GCAAGCAGTGGAATTCCTAAGCAATGAAGGACACATCTTTTCCACCATCGATGAAGACCACTACAAATCAACAGACAACGATGAATAG